One genomic segment of Mesoterricola silvestris includes these proteins:
- a CDS encoding TetR/AcrR family transcriptional regulator: MTQHDPETSSRTRLIEAAILCFAEKGFDATGIREIAQRAKANSALVQYHFGGKTGLYAEALRHIFRSRPEMAPPMPAGTGGPEDRRLAMATLGEIVEGLMDELLACADGTELDRASLLLVTRELQSPRQDVADLILEHLRPTMDRLLACIRVLRPDLETLQAHEYMNSILAQVVHLHNNLKLVRLIRKEPDYPQDFKAVARHITEFSLRGLAVPEAFPGA; this comes from the coding sequence ATGACCCAGCACGACCCGGAAACCTCCTCCCGGACCCGCCTCATCGAAGCCGCCATCCTCTGCTTTGCGGAGAAGGGCTTCGACGCGACGGGCATCCGGGAGATCGCCCAGCGGGCCAAGGCCAATTCGGCCCTGGTCCAGTACCACTTCGGCGGCAAGACCGGCCTCTACGCCGAAGCGTTGAGGCACATCTTCCGGTCCCGCCCGGAGATGGCTCCCCCCATGCCGGCCGGCACCGGGGGACCCGAGGACCGGCGCCTGGCCATGGCCACCCTGGGGGAGATCGTCGAGGGCCTCATGGACGAGCTCCTCGCCTGCGCGGACGGAACCGAACTGGACCGGGCCAGCCTCCTCCTGGTGACCCGGGAGCTGCAGTCGCCCCGCCAGGACGTGGCCGACCTGATCCTGGAGCACCTGCGGCCCACCATGGACCGGCTCCTGGCCTGCATCCGGGTGCTCCGGCCCGACCTGGAGACCCTCCAGGCCCATGAGTACATGAACAGCATCCTCGCCCAGGTGGTCCACCTCCACAACAACCTCAAGCTGGTCCGCCTGATCCGGAAAGAACCCGACTATCCCCAGGATTTCAAGGCCGTGGCCCGGCACATCACCGAATTCAGCCTCCGGGGCCTCGCGGTCCCCGAAGCGTTCCCAGGAGCATGA